The Spiroplasma citri genomic sequence CCCCAAAAATAACTATTATTTTTTTCATATTGATTTATCCTTTCTTATATAAAATTATCTTGTACTAAAAATTGTTATATTAAAAAAATAGTCAGTTTTTTAAATAATCTGTTGTTGTTGAAATATAATGTTTAACATCATTAACAGCTTTATTTGAAAAAGTTTTAACATCATCTCAATGTGTATAAGTATAATATCCACCATATATTGCCAAAGCAATGGCTACCGTTACTCCTATCGTTGTAGCTGCTGTCCCTAATGAACTAGTTAGAAGACCACTTTCAACTGTTTTTCTGTAATGCCACCCTCAACTGTTTCTACAATAGTATCTTCGCTATCATCTTCACCCATTATTGCATTAAAAATTTCTTGGAAATCATCCATTAAACCGCTTGATGATTCTTTAAGTTCTTCTAACAACTTGCTTGAATTAATCAGTGAACTATCCATATTATCAAGTTCATTTTTCATATTATCAACCGTAGTTGGATTTATATTTGTACTAAATGTATTAATTGCAGGTATTACACTGCCAATAGTTCCTAACGTTCCTAAAATAATTGTTGTGACTTTCATTTGCTTTATATCCTTTCTTAAAAAATTATTTTTAAAAGTTTGAAATATTATTTAAGCCCAATAACAAAGGAAGTGATACTTTTTTGTTAGTAAATTTAATTTTATTTCATTACTAATTTATAATTTTATTTTGTAATAACTTAGTAATAAAACTAAGATGGTTTTAATACCGCAATTGCTAAAAATTTACTTACCTACTGAATTAGCAACAAAAATGATTAAGAGATAATCTAATTACACAAATGTTAAAAACTTAAATGACTTTCTTTTAATTCATGTTAAAACTATTTGTTCTAACATTTAAATTAACTTTTAATAATTTTTAAAATATCATATGTTCTTAATTAACATTTTATTAGTGCTAACTAATTATTATATTATTTTGTTTACTTAAAAATTCTTTTTCATAGTTTTGGAAAAATAGATAATATAAAAGATATTACTAACTAGTAATAATTAATAGATTTAAAAAATATTTTTTTCATAGTTTTATCTTCTTTTTTAAATATTTAAAAATAATATTTTTTTAAATCAGAAAGTAAAATTATATGTTATATTCAGAATAAGAAAATTTGAAAATACCAAATAATAAACTTCTAACTATCGTTAAACTTTTAGTTAATTACCTGATTCTTTTAACTATATTATTTAATAAACAAAATTTATAATATTATTTTGATAATTGATATACCCATCTTTTTGATAAAATTTTGGTAAAATAAATTTTTATAACAATACAACTGCTTAGTCTATTTATAACTTTTTTTAAGAAAAAAAACAAGAACATTTTTAAAAAAAACATAATGTAATAAAAACTACAATTGCAATAATTCATATTTATTACAAATAAAAAAACAATAAAGTAAACTTTATTGTTCTTAACTTATCATAATTAATATCTTATGATGGTGGGTAAACATAGTCTTCTGGTTTAAACGAAATTCGATATTTATCAATTGGCCAAGGTGTATAATAAATATTGTTTGTTGTTTGGTTAACACCAAAACGGAATTTAAGTTCATCATATCACCCATAATGTCAAGTAAATGCACGGTCTTTACCAATGTCAACATTAAATTTGTTATGTGCTGTCACTCAGAACTTCCCAATATCAGGTAAAATTTTGATTTCAGGTTGTTCCTTAAATTCTCTTAAATAATTGATTCAAATTGTTTGAAGCGATAAAGCAGAATTTTTTGCAAATTGGTTATTTAATTTTTCTAATTTTTTAATTGGTAAGAAAATAACACCTCCGGTATGAACACGAATATCTCACATAATTTGAAAATATTTATAAAATGCAGCAATAATTCGTCCAAAGTTTTCAATCTTTTTAATCATCCCTGCTCGTGTTATTCCGACATTAATATAAATTGGTTTATTGTCATTTAATGCAATACCTGATAAAGGCATTCCCGCTACTAAAATTTTTGATAAATTAACTTTAAACTGTCCTAATTGTAATTTTTCACCCGTAGAAGCAGTTAAAATATTTAATTTTTCACCATAAAATTCTAAGAAATTTTCGGGTGTTAACTTGTCTGGCGCATAACCAGTATTAACTTAAGCACATATTTTTTATCATATGGTAAAACTGGCGTCACACCGTTTGTATCTGGATTGAATTTAATAAAATTAAGATTTTTTTCACTAGCATAAGTGATATTTTCACCAAGCTCTCCCAATGTCTTGTCATCTTTTAAACCTTTTTCTAATCGCTTTTTGAACAATGGCATCTAACATACTATGATCATACCCATAATTTAAATCAAAATTATCATAAATACTTTTGAAATTTTCATGTTTATCAACTTTTCATTAAAAAATTTAATAATTGAATTTGATATTTGTTCTACTACTGCTTTTAAAATTTTTTGCATTTTATCAATATCATTAGTAATAGTATATTGAATTAAAAATGGTACAACTGTTTCTAATTTTTTAAATTTAATGCTAACATCAAATTTAAAGTTTAAACGAACTGCTTTTAAACCTTCTGGATTAATATATGCCAGTTTACCTAATTTTTCAACATCAATAAAATTTAAAATAACTTTCACACTATCTGGTTCAATATTCAATGGAAAGTTGATTATTGTTTCAAGCATTTTTACAACTAATAACAGAACTAACACTAACAACACTAAAATTTGCAACCCCTAACATTGCTAATAGTTTTTTCATAGTTTTTTAAACCTTTCCTTTTTTTAAAATAGATATATTTCAAATATTTTATATATACTTTGAATATCCTACATATTCGAAATATCTTTTATGTTATTAAAAAAGGATAATAATTATTTTAAAGTATTTCTTTTTTAGTTCGAAAGAATTTCTAATTTATGGTGTGAATTAACACATATATAAGAAATTTTAATCTTTAGTTTGAATTAAATATTTATAATTTAATGAATATTTTTGTGGAATAATACGAAATAATCGTTTTAAGAAATGGACCGCTTGAATATTTAAATTAATAATTTTTAATTCATCTGCTAGAGGAATTGTTTCAAAAAGACCTTTTTTCCCAAAACCAGCATTATTAATAAATAAAACAATATGATACTGTTTTATTTCTTCAAAGAAAGCATAACAATTTTCAGAAATAGACAAATCATATGATAAAACAATAATTGTTTGTTCAGGAAATTGTTGTTGTAATTCTTTTGCTCATTCTGTATGGCGAGATACTCCAATAATATGATAACCTTGCTTTAATAATCACTGACAATAACCATATCCAATCCCTGATGATGCTCCTGTTACTACAGCAAATTCTTTTTCCATTATATATCATTCCTTTCATTTCCTTAATTTTAATATTAAATAAAATAATATTTTTTAAAATGTAAATTAAATGCAAAATGTAAATTAAATGCAAAATGTAAATTAAATGCACAGTAACAAATTTATTAACTCAATAATAACATAAAATAGTAATTGTTATAATTATTTTTAGAATTAACTATCAAAAATAAGTTGATTTATTTTATTCCACGTCATATTAAACTTTACAAAAAAAGGTTAAAAAATTTAAACCTTATTTTCTAATTCCCAATGTTTCAATGATTGCTTTATATTCATTAAAATTAGTCTTAATTAAATATGCAAGCAAGTGTTTTCTTTGCGCTACTTTTTGCAATAAACTTCTTCTTGAAACAATATCTTTTCGATGTATTTTCAAGTGTTCTGTCAAATTATTAATATTTTCTGTTAAAATTGCAATTTGAACTTTTGTTGAACCAGTATTTTTGGCATTTTGACCAAACTTTGTAACTAATTCTGCTTTTTTTTCTTTTGAAACCATTACTATCTTCTCCCTTCATTTAGTGGCTTATTATGTTAAAACAAAGAATTTAAGAAAGGGTTATCTTAAATCAACGAAATAACAACCTTATTAATATTATGCTTTTTTAGCAAAAAAAGCAAGGGTATTAACGAAATCTTGATTTAAAAGAGTGACCAATTCTGTTAAATTATTAATTTTAATATTTTCTCGAAGGTATTTTTTAAAATAAACAATGATTTCCTGCCCATATAAATCTAAATTAACATTTAGTAAATATATTTCAACAACTTCTTTCCCTTCAAATAACCGATAAGATGTCATTGAGGGATAAAATTTTCCTTGTGCTAATGTTTCTGTTATATAGACACCATGGGGCAAAATTACTTTTTGTGGCAAATAAATATTTGCCGTTGGAAAATTAATTGTTCATCCTAATTGTTTTCCTGGTTTTACTTCACCACGTAGATTATAATCTTCATATAATAATTTATTAGCGGATGATAAATCATATTGTAATAAAAAATTGCGAATTGTTGTTGAGGAAAACAAATTATCTTGGCGAGTAATTAAATAAACATTTTCTTGACCAAAAAAAGCAATAATATCATTAAAATCTCCTTCACGATTTTTTCCAAACCGAAAATCAGATCCAATGACAATTTTTGTAACATTAAATTGTTTTTTTAAAATTGTTAAAAATTGTTTTGGCGATAAATTTATAAATGCAGTAGTAATAGGCACTTCTAAATAATAATCAAATCCTAATTTTTCAACAATTTGTTGTTTTGAATGATTATCTACTAGTTTTGTATTTACTTGTTGTAAAAAATCACTAACACTTTGCGACATAGTAAAAAATAATGTTGCAAGGTTATGCTGTTTTTTAATTTCCATTAAACGTGTAATTAATTTTAAATGACCTTGATGAAACCCATCAAATAAACCTAAACAAGCAACTTTTGCTTCCTTATAACTTGGCTTATTTCATACTAAAGTTTTCATTAATAATGATCGCCCTTCTCTCTATCATCTTGTTTTTTAGGCTCAATATGTGATCATAATCCACGTTGACAAGCATATACGTGTTTTCCAATATGTTTATAAATTGCTAAAACATTTTTATTTTTATCAATAATAAAAATAATTGGGTCAGTATGTTTAATAATAACAATGGGTTTTCCTTGTCGAATTTCTTCATCATGATGATAAAGTAATAATTGTTGGTTATTAGTAAATAAAGCATCATACATCGATATTAACTCATTAAAATTTACTGTTTCAGGGCTAATTGCTTTAGATAACAAAAAATTCCCTGATTGCGTGCGGCATAAAGCTGTAACAGTAGCAATAGTATTTAATTTTGCCGCAATATCAGTCACTAAACTTCTAATATATGTGCCCTTAGTACATAACACGCTAAATTTAATTGTATGATTATGAGCATCGTATTTTTTTAATTTAATCGCCTTAATTGTAACAGTTCTTGG encodes the following:
- a CDS encoding lipoprotein, with the translated sequence MKKLLAMLGVANFSVVSVSSVISCKNAWNNNQLSIEYWTR
- a CDS encoding SDR family NAD(P)-dependent oxidoreductase, with the translated sequence MEKEFAVVTGASSGIGYGYCQWLLKQGYHIIGVSRHTEWAKELQQQFPEQTIIVLSYDLSISENCYAFFEEIKQYHIVLFINNAGFGKKGLFETIPLADELKIINLNIQAVHFLKRLFRIIPQKYSLNYKYLIQTKD
- the rpsO gene encoding 30S ribosomal protein S15, with the protein product MVSKEKKAELVTKFGQNAKNTGSTKVQIAILTENINNLTEHLKIHRKDIVSRRSLLQKVAQRKHLLAYLIKTNFNEYKAIIETLGIRK
- the ribF gene encoding riboflavin biosynthesis protein RibF — translated: MKTLVWNKPSYKEAKVACLGLFDGFHQGHLKLITRLMEIKKQHNLATLFFTMSQSVSDFLQQVNTKLVDNHSKQQIVEKLGFDYYLEVPITTAFINLSPKQFLTILKKQFNVTKIVIGSDFRFGKNREGDFNDIIAFFGQENVYLITRQDNLFSSTTIRNFLLQYDLSSANKLLYEDYNLRGEVKPGKQLGWTINFPTANIYLPQKVILPHGVYITETLAQGKFYPSMTSYRLFEGKEVVEIYLLNVNLDLYGQEIIVYFKKYLRENIKINNLTELVTLLNQDFVNTLAFFAKKA
- the truB gene encoding tRNA pseudouridine(55) synthase TruB, encoding MHDGIFLINKPTGKTSNQVIQEIKQKLEINKIGHAGTLDPLATGLLVVLINNATKMSEYLLTADKAYDVEMRLFIETDTGDITGNVLNKTAPFKIQKKVLKKIFNEFNGFMYEQYPPKYSAIKVNGKKLYEYARQDKEVKIKPRTVTIKAIKLKKYDAHNHTIKFSVLCTKGTYIRSLVTDIAAKLNTIATVTALCRTQSGNFLLSKAISPETVNFNELISMYDALFTNNQQLLLYHHDEEIRQGKPIVIIKHTDPIIFIIDKNKNVLAIYKHIGKHVYACQRGLWSHIEPKKQDDREKGDHY